The proteins below are encoded in one region of Homo sapiens chromosome 8, GRCh38.p14 Primary Assembly:
- the RHPN1 gene encoding rhophilin-1: MILEERPDGAGAGEESPRLQGCDSLTQIQCGQLQSRRAQIHQQIDKELQMRTGAENLYRATSNNRVRETVALELSYVNSNLQLLKEELEELSGGVDPGRHGSEAVTVPMIPLGLKETKELDWSTPLKELISVHFGEDGASYEAEIRELEALRQAMRTPSRNESGLELLTAYYNQLCFLDARFLTPARSLGLFFHWYDSLTGVPAQQRALAFEKGSVLFNIGALHTQIGARQDRSCTEGARRAMEAFQRAAGAFSLLRENFSHAPSPDMSAASLCALEQLMMAQAQECVFEGLSPPASMAPQDCLAQLRLAQEAAQVAAEYRLVHRTMAQPPVHDYVPVSWTALVHVKAEYFRSLAHYHVAMALCDGSPATEGELPTHEQVFLQPPTSSKPRGPVLPQELEERRQLGKAHLKRAILGQEEALRLHALCRVLREVDLLRAVISQTLQRSLAKYAELDREDDFCEAAEAPDIQPKTHQKPEARMPRLSQGKGPDIFHRLGPLSVFSAKNRWRLVGPVHLTRGEGGFGLTLRGDSPVLIAAVIPGSQAAAAGLKEGDYIVSVNGQPCRWWRHAEVVTELKAAGEAGASLQVVSLLPSSRLPSLGDRRPVLLGPRGLLRSQREHGCKTPASTWASPRPLLNWSRKAQQGKTGGCPQPCAPVKPAPPSSLKHPGWP, translated from the exons ATGATCCTGGAGGAGAGGCCGGACGGCGCGGGCGCCGGCGAGGAGAGCCCGCGGCTGCAG GGCTGTGACTCCCTGACGCAGATCCAGTGCGGCCAGCTGCAGAGCCGCAGGGCCCAGATTCACCAGCAGATTGACAAGGAGCTGCAGATGCGGACGGGCGCTGAGAACCTCTACAG AGCCACCAGCAACAACCGGGTGAGAGAGACGGTCGCCCTGGAGCTGAGCTACGTCAACTCCAACCTGCAGCTGCTgaaggaggagctggaggagctCAGCGGTGGCGTGGACCCTGGCCGGCATGGGAG CGAAGCTGTCACTGTCCCCATGATCCCCCTGGGCCTGAAGGAGACCAAGGAGCTGGACTGGTCTACACCGCTGAAG GAGCTGATCTCAGTGCACTTTGGAGAGGACGGCGCCTCCTACGAGGCAGAAATCAGGGAGCTGGAGGCCCTGCGGCAG GCCATGCGGACCCCCAGCCGGAATGAGTCGGGCCTGGAGCTGCTCACAGCCTATTACAACCAGCTGTGCTTCCTGGATGCGCGCTTCCTCACCCCTGCCAGGAGCCTCGGGCTCTTCTTCCACTG GTACGACTCGCTTACTGGGGTCCCGGCCCAGCAGCGTGCCCTGGCCTTCGAGAAGGGCAGCGTTCTCTTCAACATCGGTGCCCTCCACACGCAGATTGGGGCGCGCCAGGACCGCTCCTGCACCGAGGGTGCCCGCCGCGCTATGGAGGCCTTCCAGAGGGCCGCTG GggccttcagcctcctgagggaGAACTTCTCCCATGCGCCGAGCCCAGACATGAGCGCTGCGTCCCTCTGCGCACTGGAGCAGCTCATGATGGCCCAGGCCCAGGAATGTGTGTTTGAGGGCCTCTCACCACCTGCCTCCATGGCCCCCCAAGACTGCCTGGCCCAGCTGCGCCTGGCGCAGGAGGCCGCCCAG GTGGCAGCCGAGTACAGGCTAGTGCACCGGACCATGGCCCAGCCACCCGTCCACGACTACGTGCCTGTCTCCTGGACTGCCCTGGTGCATGTCAAGGCCGAGTACTTCCGCTCCCTGGCCCACTACCACGTAGCCATGGCCCTCTGCGACGGCTCCC CAGCGACCGAGGGAGAGCTCCCCACGCACGAGCAGGTCTTCCTGCAGCCCCCCACCTCCTCTAAGCCCCGAGGCCCTGTGCTGCCGCAGGAGCTGGAGGAGCGCAGGCAGCTTG GCAAGGCACACCTGAAGCGTGCCatcctggggcaggaggaggcgCTGCGGCTGCACGCCCTGTGCCGCGTCCTGCGCGAGGTGGACCTGCTTCGGGCTGTGATCTCCCAGACGCTGCAGCGCTCACTGGCCAAGTATGCGGAGCTCGACCGTGAGGATGACTTCTGTGAGGCTGCCGAGGCCCCGGACATCCAGC CTAAGACCCACCAGAAGCCAGAGGCCAGGATGCCACGCCTGTCCCAGGGGAAGGGGCCTGACATCTTCCATCGGCTG GGGCCCCTGTCTGTGTTCTCAGCCAAGAACCGGTGGCGGCTGGTGGGGCCCGTCCACCTGACCCGAGGAGAGGGCGGCTTTGGCCTCACGCTTCGGGGAGACTCGCCTGTCCTCATCGCTGCCGTCATTCCAGGGAGCCAGGCCGCG GCGGCTGGCCTGAAGGAGGGCGACTACATTGTGTCAGTGAATGGGCAGCCATGCAGGTGGTGGAGACACGCGGAGGTGGTGACGGAGCTGAAGGCTGCGGGAGAGGCGGGCGCCAGCCTGCAGGTGGTGTCGCTGCTGCCCAGCTCTAGACTGCCCAGCTTG GGGGACCGCCGGCCCGTCCTGCTGGGCCCCAGGGGGCTTCTAAGGAGCCAGAGGGAGCATGGTTGCAAGACCCCGGCATCCACGTGGGCCAGTCCCCGGCCCCTCCTCAACTGGAGCCGAAAGGCCCAGCAGGGCAAGACTGGAGGCTGCCCCCAGCCCTGTGCCCCAGTGAAGCCAGCTCCGCCCTCATCCTTGAAGCACCCAGGGTGGCCGTGA
- the RHPN1 gene encoding rhophilin-1 isoform X2 has product MILEERPDGAGAGEESPRLQISRRKPRKTRVSSLRGRREGLRDVCAWRGCRVHRGEDPVRVHVGPMNPQLHAVGCDSLTQIQCGQLQSRRAQIHQQIDKELQMRTGAENLYRATSNNRVRETVALELSYVNSNLQLLKEELEELSGGVDPGRHGSEAVTVPMIPLGLKETKELDWSTPLKELISVHFGEDGASYEAEIRELEALRQAMRTPSRNESGLELLTAYYNQLCFLDARFLTPARSLGLFFHWYDSLTGVPAQQRALAFEKGSVLFNIGALHTQIGARQDRSCTEGARRAMEAFQRAAGAFSLLRENFSHAPSPDMSAASLCALEQLMMAQAQECVFEGLSPPASMAPQDCLAQLRLAQEAAQVAAEYRLVHRTMAQPPVHDYVPVSWTALVHVKAEYFRSLAHYHVAMALCDGSPTEGELPTHEQVFLQPPTSSKPRGPVLPQELEERRQLGKAHLKRAILGQEEALRLHALCRVLREVDLLRAVISQTLQRSLAKYAELDREDDFCEAAEAPDIQPKTHQKPEARMPRLSQGKGPDIFHRLGPLSVFSAKNRWRLVGPVHLTRGEGGFGLTLRGDSPVLIAAVIPGSQAAAAGLKEGDYIVSVNGQPCRWWRHAEVVTELKAAGEAGASLQVVSLLPSSRLPSLGDRRPVLLGPRGLLRSQREHGCKTPASTWASPRPLLNWSRKAQQGKTGGCPQPCAPVKPAPPSSLKHPGWP; this is encoded by the exons ATGATCCTGGAGGAGAGGCCGGACGGCGCGGGCGCCGGCGAGGAGAGCCCGCGGCTGCAG ATATCTAGGAGAAAACCCAGGAAAACACGTGTGAGCTCTTTACGGGGAAGACGGGAAGGCCTGAGAGACGTGTGTGCGTGGAGAGGGTGTCGGGTCCACAGAGGGGAAGACCCAGTGCGTGTGCACGTTGGCCCCATGAATCCGCAGCTTCATGCAGTG GGCTGTGACTCCCTGACGCAGATCCAGTGCGGCCAGCTGCAGAGCCGCAGGGCCCAGATTCACCAGCAGATTGACAAGGAGCTGCAGATGCGGACGGGCGCTGAGAACCTCTACAG AGCCACCAGCAACAACCGGGTGAGAGAGACGGTCGCCCTGGAGCTGAGCTACGTCAACTCCAACCTGCAGCTGCTgaaggaggagctggaggagctCAGCGGTGGCGTGGACCCTGGCCGGCATGGGAG CGAAGCTGTCACTGTCCCCATGATCCCCCTGGGCCTGAAGGAGACCAAGGAGCTGGACTGGTCTACACCGCTGAAG GAGCTGATCTCAGTGCACTTTGGAGAGGACGGCGCCTCCTACGAGGCAGAAATCAGGGAGCTGGAGGCCCTGCGGCAG GCCATGCGGACCCCCAGCCGGAATGAGTCGGGCCTGGAGCTGCTCACAGCCTATTACAACCAGCTGTGCTTCCTGGATGCGCGCTTCCTCACCCCTGCCAGGAGCCTCGGGCTCTTCTTCCACTG GTACGACTCGCTTACTGGGGTCCCGGCCCAGCAGCGTGCCCTGGCCTTCGAGAAGGGCAGCGTTCTCTTCAACATCGGTGCCCTCCACACGCAGATTGGGGCGCGCCAGGACCGCTCCTGCACCGAGGGTGCCCGCCGCGCTATGGAGGCCTTCCAGAGGGCCGCTG GggccttcagcctcctgagggaGAACTTCTCCCATGCGCCGAGCCCAGACATGAGCGCTGCGTCCCTCTGCGCACTGGAGCAGCTCATGATGGCCCAGGCCCAGGAATGTGTGTTTGAGGGCCTCTCACCACCTGCCTCCATGGCCCCCCAAGACTGCCTGGCCCAGCTGCGCCTGGCGCAGGAGGCCGCCCAG GTGGCAGCCGAGTACAGGCTAGTGCACCGGACCATGGCCCAGCCACCCGTCCACGACTACGTGCCTGTCTCCTGGACTGCCCTGGTGCATGTCAAGGCCGAGTACTTCCGCTCCCTGGCCCACTACCACGTAGCCATGGCCCTCTGCGACGGCTCCC CGACCGAGGGAGAGCTCCCCACGCACGAGCAGGTCTTCCTGCAGCCCCCCACCTCCTCTAAGCCCCGAGGCCCTGTGCTGCCGCAGGAGCTGGAGGAGCGCAGGCAGCTTG GCAAGGCACACCTGAAGCGTGCCatcctggggcaggaggaggcgCTGCGGCTGCACGCCCTGTGCCGCGTCCTGCGCGAGGTGGACCTGCTTCGGGCTGTGATCTCCCAGACGCTGCAGCGCTCACTGGCCAAGTATGCGGAGCTCGACCGTGAGGATGACTTCTGTGAGGCTGCCGAGGCCCCGGACATCCAGC CTAAGACCCACCAGAAGCCAGAGGCCAGGATGCCACGCCTGTCCCAGGGGAAGGGGCCTGACATCTTCCATCGGCTG GGGCCCCTGTCTGTGTTCTCAGCCAAGAACCGGTGGCGGCTGGTGGGGCCCGTCCACCTGACCCGAGGAGAGGGCGGCTTTGGCCTCACGCTTCGGGGAGACTCGCCTGTCCTCATCGCTGCCGTCATTCCAGGGAGCCAGGCCGCG GCGGCTGGCCTGAAGGAGGGCGACTACATTGTGTCAGTGAATGGGCAGCCATGCAGGTGGTGGAGACACGCGGAGGTGGTGACGGAGCTGAAGGCTGCGGGAGAGGCGGGCGCCAGCCTGCAGGTGGTGTCGCTGCTGCCCAGCTCTAGACTGCCCAGCTTG GGGGACCGCCGGCCCGTCCTGCTGGGCCCCAGGGGGCTTCTAAGGAGCCAGAGGGAGCATGGTTGCAAGACCCCGGCATCCACGTGGGCCAGTCCCCGGCCCCTCCTCAACTGGAGCCGAAAGGCCCAGCAGGGCAAGACTGGAGGCTGCCCCCAGCCCTGTGCCCCAGTGAAGCCAGCTCCGCCCTCATCCTTGAAGCACCCAGGGTGGCCGTGA
- the RHPN1 gene encoding rhophilin-1 isoform X7, with amino-acid sequence MILEERPDGAGAGEESPRLQISRRKPRKTRVSSLRGRREGLRDVCAWRGCRVHRGEDPVRVHVGPMNPQLHAVGCDSLTQIQCGQLQSRRAQIHQQIDKELQMRTGAENLYRATSNNRVRETVALELSYVNSNLQLLKEELEELSGGVDPGRHGSEAVTVPMIPLGLKETKELDWSTPLKELISVHFGEDGASYEAEIRELEALRQAMRTPSRNESGLELLTAYYNQLCFLDARFLTPARSLGLFFHWYDSLTGVPAQQRALAFEKGSVLFNIGALHTQIGARQDRSCTEGARRAMEAFQRAAGAFSLLRENFSHAPSPDMSAASLCALEQLMMAQAQECVFEGLSPPASMAPQDCLAQLRLAQEAAQVAAEYRLVHRTMAQPPVHDYVPVSWTALVHVKAEYFRSLAHYHVAMALCDGSPATEGELPTHEQVFLQPPTSSKPRGPVLPQELEERRQLGKAHLKRAILGQEEALRLHALCRVLREVDLLRAVISQTLQRSLAKYAELDREDDFCEAAEAPDIQRAPVCVLSQEPVAAGGARPPDPRRGRLWPHASGRLACPHRCRHSREPGRGGWPEGGRLHCVSEWAAMQVVETRGGGDGAEGCGRGGRQPAGGVAAAQL; translated from the exons ATGATCCTGGAGGAGAGGCCGGACGGCGCGGGCGCCGGCGAGGAGAGCCCGCGGCTGCAG ATATCTAGGAGAAAACCCAGGAAAACACGTGTGAGCTCTTTACGGGGAAGACGGGAAGGCCTGAGAGACGTGTGTGCGTGGAGAGGGTGTCGGGTCCACAGAGGGGAAGACCCAGTGCGTGTGCACGTTGGCCCCATGAATCCGCAGCTTCATGCAGTG GGCTGTGACTCCCTGACGCAGATCCAGTGCGGCCAGCTGCAGAGCCGCAGGGCCCAGATTCACCAGCAGATTGACAAGGAGCTGCAGATGCGGACGGGCGCTGAGAACCTCTACAG AGCCACCAGCAACAACCGGGTGAGAGAGACGGTCGCCCTGGAGCTGAGCTACGTCAACTCCAACCTGCAGCTGCTgaaggaggagctggaggagctCAGCGGTGGCGTGGACCCTGGCCGGCATGGGAG CGAAGCTGTCACTGTCCCCATGATCCCCCTGGGCCTGAAGGAGACCAAGGAGCTGGACTGGTCTACACCGCTGAAG GAGCTGATCTCAGTGCACTTTGGAGAGGACGGCGCCTCCTACGAGGCAGAAATCAGGGAGCTGGAGGCCCTGCGGCAG GCCATGCGGACCCCCAGCCGGAATGAGTCGGGCCTGGAGCTGCTCACAGCCTATTACAACCAGCTGTGCTTCCTGGATGCGCGCTTCCTCACCCCTGCCAGGAGCCTCGGGCTCTTCTTCCACTG GTACGACTCGCTTACTGGGGTCCCGGCCCAGCAGCGTGCCCTGGCCTTCGAGAAGGGCAGCGTTCTCTTCAACATCGGTGCCCTCCACACGCAGATTGGGGCGCGCCAGGACCGCTCCTGCACCGAGGGTGCCCGCCGCGCTATGGAGGCCTTCCAGAGGGCCGCTG GggccttcagcctcctgagggaGAACTTCTCCCATGCGCCGAGCCCAGACATGAGCGCTGCGTCCCTCTGCGCACTGGAGCAGCTCATGATGGCCCAGGCCCAGGAATGTGTGTTTGAGGGCCTCTCACCACCTGCCTCCATGGCCCCCCAAGACTGCCTGGCCCAGCTGCGCCTGGCGCAGGAGGCCGCCCAG GTGGCAGCCGAGTACAGGCTAGTGCACCGGACCATGGCCCAGCCACCCGTCCACGACTACGTGCCTGTCTCCTGGACTGCCCTGGTGCATGTCAAGGCCGAGTACTTCCGCTCCCTGGCCCACTACCACGTAGCCATGGCCCTCTGCGACGGCTCCC CAGCGACCGAGGGAGAGCTCCCCACGCACGAGCAGGTCTTCCTGCAGCCCCCCACCTCCTCTAAGCCCCGAGGCCCTGTGCTGCCGCAGGAGCTGGAGGAGCGCAGGCAGCTTG GCAAGGCACACCTGAAGCGTGCCatcctggggcaggaggaggcgCTGCGGCTGCACGCCCTGTGCCGCGTCCTGCGCGAGGTGGACCTGCTTCGGGCTGTGATCTCCCAGACGCTGCAGCGCTCACTGGCCAAGTATGCGGAGCTCGACCGTGAGGATGACTTCTGTGAGGCTGCCGAGGCCCCGGACATCCAGC GGGCCCCTGTCTGTGTTCTCAGCCAAGAACCGGTGGCGGCTGGTGGGGCCCGTCCACCTGACCCGAGGAGAGGGCGGCTTTGGCCTCACGCTTCGGGGAGACTCGCCTGTCCTCATCGCTGCCGTCATTCCAGGGAGCCAGGCCGCG GCGGCTGGCCTGAAGGAGGGCGACTACATTGTGTCAGTGAATGGGCAGCCATGCAGGTGGTGGAGACACGCGGAGGTGGTGACGGAGCTGAAGGCTGCGGGAGAGGCGGGCGCCAGCCTGCAGGTGGTGTCGCTGCTGCCCAGCTCTAG
- the RHPN1 gene encoding rhophilin-1 isoform X9, producing the protein MILEERPDGAGAGEESPRLQGCDSLTQIQCGQLQSRRAQIHQQIDKELQMRTGAENLYRATSNNRVRETVALELSYVNSNLQLLKEELEELSGGVDPGRHGSEAVTVPMIPLGLKETKELDWSTPLKELISVHFGEDGASYEAEIRELEALRQAMRTPSRNESGLELLTAYYNQLCFLDARFLTPARSLGLFFHWYDSLTGVPAQQRALAFEKGSVLFNIGALHTQIGARQDRSCTEGARRAMEAFQRAAGAFSLLRENFSHAPSPDMSAASLCALEQLMMAQAQECVFEGLSPPASMAPQDCLAQLRLAQEAAQVAAEYRLVHRTMAQPPVHDYVPVSWTALVHVKAEYFRSLAHYHVAMALCDGSPTEGELPTHEQVFLQPPTSSKPRGPVLPQELEERRQLGKAPMGGVPWGSDGHQRWQGVPHHPHAVCHLLSPC; encoded by the exons ATGATCCTGGAGGAGAGGCCGGACGGCGCGGGCGCCGGCGAGGAGAGCCCGCGGCTGCAG GGCTGTGACTCCCTGACGCAGATCCAGTGCGGCCAGCTGCAGAGCCGCAGGGCCCAGATTCACCAGCAGATTGACAAGGAGCTGCAGATGCGGACGGGCGCTGAGAACCTCTACAG AGCCACCAGCAACAACCGGGTGAGAGAGACGGTCGCCCTGGAGCTGAGCTACGTCAACTCCAACCTGCAGCTGCTgaaggaggagctggaggagctCAGCGGTGGCGTGGACCCTGGCCGGCATGGGAG CGAAGCTGTCACTGTCCCCATGATCCCCCTGGGCCTGAAGGAGACCAAGGAGCTGGACTGGTCTACACCGCTGAAG GAGCTGATCTCAGTGCACTTTGGAGAGGACGGCGCCTCCTACGAGGCAGAAATCAGGGAGCTGGAGGCCCTGCGGCAG GCCATGCGGACCCCCAGCCGGAATGAGTCGGGCCTGGAGCTGCTCACAGCCTATTACAACCAGCTGTGCTTCCTGGATGCGCGCTTCCTCACCCCTGCCAGGAGCCTCGGGCTCTTCTTCCACTG GTACGACTCGCTTACTGGGGTCCCGGCCCAGCAGCGTGCCCTGGCCTTCGAGAAGGGCAGCGTTCTCTTCAACATCGGTGCCCTCCACACGCAGATTGGGGCGCGCCAGGACCGCTCCTGCACCGAGGGTGCCCGCCGCGCTATGGAGGCCTTCCAGAGGGCCGCTG GggccttcagcctcctgagggaGAACTTCTCCCATGCGCCGAGCCCAGACATGAGCGCTGCGTCCCTCTGCGCACTGGAGCAGCTCATGATGGCCCAGGCCCAGGAATGTGTGTTTGAGGGCCTCTCACCACCTGCCTCCATGGCCCCCCAAGACTGCCTGGCCCAGCTGCGCCTGGCGCAGGAGGCCGCCCAG GTGGCAGCCGAGTACAGGCTAGTGCACCGGACCATGGCCCAGCCACCCGTCCACGACTACGTGCCTGTCTCCTGGACTGCCCTGGTGCATGTCAAGGCCGAGTACTTCCGCTCCCTGGCCCACTACCACGTAGCCATGGCCCTCTGCGACGGCTCCC CGACCGAGGGAGAGCTCCCCACGCACGAGCAGGTCTTCCTGCAGCCCCCCACCTCCTCTAAGCCCCGAGGCCCTGTGCTGCCGCAGGAGCTGGAGGAGCGCAGGCAGCTTGGTAAGGCGCCCATGGGTGGAGTGCCCTGGGGCTCAGATGGTCACCAACGGTGGCAGGGTGTCCCCCACCACCCTCATGCTGTTTGCCACCTGCTGTCCCCGTGCTGA
- the RHPN1 gene encoding rhophilin-1 isoform X8 yields the protein MILEERPDGAGAGEESPRLQISRRKPRKTRVSSLRGRREGLRDVCAWRGCRVHRGEDPVRVHVGPMNPQLHAVGCDSLTQIQCGQLQSRRAQIHQQIDKELQMRTGAENLYRATSNNRVRETVALELSYVNSNLQLLKEELEELSGGVDPGRHGSEAVTVPMIPLGLKETKELDWSTPLKELISVHFGEDGASYEAEIRELEALRQAMRTPSRNESGLELLTAYYNQLCFLDARFLTPARSLGLFFHWYDSLTGVPAQQRALAFEKGSVLFNIGALHTQIGARQDRSCTEGARRAMEAFQRAAGAFSLLRENFSHAPSPDMSAASLCALEQLMMAQAQECVFEGLSPPASMAPQDCLAQLRLAQEAAQQRPRESSPRTSRSSCSPPPPLSPEALCCRRSWRSAGSLVRRPWVECPGAQMVTNGGRVSPTTLMLFATCCPRADELGHLPIPGWPVPDG from the exons ATGATCCTGGAGGAGAGGCCGGACGGCGCGGGCGCCGGCGAGGAGAGCCCGCGGCTGCAG ATATCTAGGAGAAAACCCAGGAAAACACGTGTGAGCTCTTTACGGGGAAGACGGGAAGGCCTGAGAGACGTGTGTGCGTGGAGAGGGTGTCGGGTCCACAGAGGGGAAGACCCAGTGCGTGTGCACGTTGGCCCCATGAATCCGCAGCTTCATGCAGTG GGCTGTGACTCCCTGACGCAGATCCAGTGCGGCCAGCTGCAGAGCCGCAGGGCCCAGATTCACCAGCAGATTGACAAGGAGCTGCAGATGCGGACGGGCGCTGAGAACCTCTACAG AGCCACCAGCAACAACCGGGTGAGAGAGACGGTCGCCCTGGAGCTGAGCTACGTCAACTCCAACCTGCAGCTGCTgaaggaggagctggaggagctCAGCGGTGGCGTGGACCCTGGCCGGCATGGGAG CGAAGCTGTCACTGTCCCCATGATCCCCCTGGGCCTGAAGGAGACCAAGGAGCTGGACTGGTCTACACCGCTGAAG GAGCTGATCTCAGTGCACTTTGGAGAGGACGGCGCCTCCTACGAGGCAGAAATCAGGGAGCTGGAGGCCCTGCGGCAG GCCATGCGGACCCCCAGCCGGAATGAGTCGGGCCTGGAGCTGCTCACAGCCTATTACAACCAGCTGTGCTTCCTGGATGCGCGCTTCCTCACCCCTGCCAGGAGCCTCGGGCTCTTCTTCCACTG GTACGACTCGCTTACTGGGGTCCCGGCCCAGCAGCGTGCCCTGGCCTTCGAGAAGGGCAGCGTTCTCTTCAACATCGGTGCCCTCCACACGCAGATTGGGGCGCGCCAGGACCGCTCCTGCACCGAGGGTGCCCGCCGCGCTATGGAGGCCTTCCAGAGGGCCGCTG GggccttcagcctcctgagggaGAACTTCTCCCATGCGCCGAGCCCAGACATGAGCGCTGCGTCCCTCTGCGCACTGGAGCAGCTCATGATGGCCCAGGCCCAGGAATGTGTGTTTGAGGGCCTCTCACCACCTGCCTCCATGGCCCCCCAAGACTGCCTGGCCCAGCTGCGCCTGGCGCAGGAGGCCGCCCAG CAGCGACCGAGGGAGAGCTCCCCACGCACGAGCAGGTCTTCCTGCAGCCCCCCACCTCCTCTAAGCCCCGAGGCCCTGTGCTGCCGCAGGAGCTGGAGGAGCGCAGGCAGCTTGGTAAGGCGCCCATGGGTGGAGTGCCCTGGGGCTCAGATGGTCACCAACGGTGGCAGGGTGTCCCCCACCACCCTCATGCTGTTTGCCACCTGCTGTCCCCGTGCTGACGAGTTGGGCCACCTACCTATCCCTGGATGGCCTGTGCCTGATGGGTGA
- the RHPN1 gene encoding rhophilin-1 isoform X1 encodes MILEERPDGAGAGEESPRLQISRRKPRKTRVSSLRGRREGLRDVCAWRGCRVHRGEDPVRVHVGPMNPQLHAVGCDSLTQIQCGQLQSRRAQIHQQIDKELQMRTGAENLYRATSNNRVRETVALELSYVNSNLQLLKEELEELSGGVDPGRHGSEAVTVPMIPLGLKETKELDWSTPLKELISVHFGEDGASYEAEIRELEALRQAMRTPSRNESGLELLTAYYNQLCFLDARFLTPARSLGLFFHWYDSLTGVPAQQRALAFEKGSVLFNIGALHTQIGARQDRSCTEGARRAMEAFQRAAGAFSLLRENFSHAPSPDMSAASLCALEQLMMAQAQECVFEGLSPPASMAPQDCLAQLRLAQEAAQVAAEYRLVHRTMAQPPVHDYVPVSWTALVHVKAEYFRSLAHYHVAMALCDGSPATEGELPTHEQVFLQPPTSSKPRGPVLPQELEERRQLGKAHLKRAILGQEEALRLHALCRVLREVDLLRAVISQTLQRSLAKYAELDREDDFCEAAEAPDIQPKTHQKPEARMPRLSQGKGPDIFHRLGPLSVFSAKNRWRLVGPVHLTRGEGGFGLTLRGDSPVLIAAVIPGSQAAAAGLKEGDYIVSVNGQPCRWWRHAEVVTELKAAGEAGASLQVVSLLPSSRLPSLGDRRPVLLGPRGLLRSQREHGCKTPASTWASPRPLLNWSRKAQQGKTGGCPQPCAPVKPAPPSSLKHPGWP; translated from the exons ATGATCCTGGAGGAGAGGCCGGACGGCGCGGGCGCCGGCGAGGAGAGCCCGCGGCTGCAG ATATCTAGGAGAAAACCCAGGAAAACACGTGTGAGCTCTTTACGGGGAAGACGGGAAGGCCTGAGAGACGTGTGTGCGTGGAGAGGGTGTCGGGTCCACAGAGGGGAAGACCCAGTGCGTGTGCACGTTGGCCCCATGAATCCGCAGCTTCATGCAGTG GGCTGTGACTCCCTGACGCAGATCCAGTGCGGCCAGCTGCAGAGCCGCAGGGCCCAGATTCACCAGCAGATTGACAAGGAGCTGCAGATGCGGACGGGCGCTGAGAACCTCTACAG AGCCACCAGCAACAACCGGGTGAGAGAGACGGTCGCCCTGGAGCTGAGCTACGTCAACTCCAACCTGCAGCTGCTgaaggaggagctggaggagctCAGCGGTGGCGTGGACCCTGGCCGGCATGGGAG CGAAGCTGTCACTGTCCCCATGATCCCCCTGGGCCTGAAGGAGACCAAGGAGCTGGACTGGTCTACACCGCTGAAG GAGCTGATCTCAGTGCACTTTGGAGAGGACGGCGCCTCCTACGAGGCAGAAATCAGGGAGCTGGAGGCCCTGCGGCAG GCCATGCGGACCCCCAGCCGGAATGAGTCGGGCCTGGAGCTGCTCACAGCCTATTACAACCAGCTGTGCTTCCTGGATGCGCGCTTCCTCACCCCTGCCAGGAGCCTCGGGCTCTTCTTCCACTG GTACGACTCGCTTACTGGGGTCCCGGCCCAGCAGCGTGCCCTGGCCTTCGAGAAGGGCAGCGTTCTCTTCAACATCGGTGCCCTCCACACGCAGATTGGGGCGCGCCAGGACCGCTCCTGCACCGAGGGTGCCCGCCGCGCTATGGAGGCCTTCCAGAGGGCCGCTG GggccttcagcctcctgagggaGAACTTCTCCCATGCGCCGAGCCCAGACATGAGCGCTGCGTCCCTCTGCGCACTGGAGCAGCTCATGATGGCCCAGGCCCAGGAATGTGTGTTTGAGGGCCTCTCACCACCTGCCTCCATGGCCCCCCAAGACTGCCTGGCCCAGCTGCGCCTGGCGCAGGAGGCCGCCCAG GTGGCAGCCGAGTACAGGCTAGTGCACCGGACCATGGCCCAGCCACCCGTCCACGACTACGTGCCTGTCTCCTGGACTGCCCTGGTGCATGTCAAGGCCGAGTACTTCCGCTCCCTGGCCCACTACCACGTAGCCATGGCCCTCTGCGACGGCTCCC CAGCGACCGAGGGAGAGCTCCCCACGCACGAGCAGGTCTTCCTGCAGCCCCCCACCTCCTCTAAGCCCCGAGGCCCTGTGCTGCCGCAGGAGCTGGAGGAGCGCAGGCAGCTTG GCAAGGCACACCTGAAGCGTGCCatcctggggcaggaggaggcgCTGCGGCTGCACGCCCTGTGCCGCGTCCTGCGCGAGGTGGACCTGCTTCGGGCTGTGATCTCCCAGACGCTGCAGCGCTCACTGGCCAAGTATGCGGAGCTCGACCGTGAGGATGACTTCTGTGAGGCTGCCGAGGCCCCGGACATCCAGC CTAAGACCCACCAGAAGCCAGAGGCCAGGATGCCACGCCTGTCCCAGGGGAAGGGGCCTGACATCTTCCATCGGCTG GGGCCCCTGTCTGTGTTCTCAGCCAAGAACCGGTGGCGGCTGGTGGGGCCCGTCCACCTGACCCGAGGAGAGGGCGGCTTTGGCCTCACGCTTCGGGGAGACTCGCCTGTCCTCATCGCTGCCGTCATTCCAGGGAGCCAGGCCGCG GCGGCTGGCCTGAAGGAGGGCGACTACATTGTGTCAGTGAATGGGCAGCCATGCAGGTGGTGGAGACACGCGGAGGTGGTGACGGAGCTGAAGGCTGCGGGAGAGGCGGGCGCCAGCCTGCAGGTGGTGTCGCTGCTGCCCAGCTCTAGACTGCCCAGCTTG GGGGACCGCCGGCCCGTCCTGCTGGGCCCCAGGGGGCTTCTAAGGAGCCAGAGGGAGCATGGTTGCAAGACCCCGGCATCCACGTGGGCCAGTCCCCGGCCCCTCCTCAACTGGAGCCGAAAGGCCCAGCAGGGCAAGACTGGAGGCTGCCCCCAGCCCTGTGCCCCAGTGAAGCCAGCTCCGCCCTCATCCTTGAAGCACCCAGGGTGGCCGTGA